The following is a genomic window from Nymphaea colorata isolate Beijing-Zhang1983 chromosome 3, ASM883128v2, whole genome shotgun sequence.
TATGCATGGCTCTCAAGGAACCTCCTTGCTGATGCTGCCAACACTGCATTTAGGAATTTGTATGGATGTAAAGTTAACAAAGGTAGAGAtgtctttttttgatatttgcagACCAACATTTGTTAGTCCATTCAGTTTACTGGTTACTGCATTCTTTTTCCTGGTCTGATTATACTACTGCACCACTGTGCCATCCTTAGGAACTTAGAAGGATGTTTGAAATCAGTTGATATTTTACACATCGCCACAGGAATGTTGATATGAAACTTGTGTTAGTTGACTCTCGTATTGCATCTTATTTTTCTGGGATACAATTGTTTGCAGTATGTCTATAGTCAAGTGAGGGCTAAAGCTAGTAAGCTATCATATTCAAGCCACCATTTATTGAGGTTGGAAACTTGTTCATGAACATGTTATGAACAGGCCTACTGCGTGCGCTGATCTTGAGTTGAAAATGATCTAAACATGAGCAGCTTTTCTGAATGATGTTTAGTTTTCAACTGCTCTTGTTGATGTCATAAATCTGTCATGATATCAAATAAACAATGTGTAAAAAGATGAGACACACATCCTTATGTTGAATTTATATAGTTTGTctaatatacaaaaatatataaaaagcaTGTGCAGAAAAGCAAACTGTGTATAACTTATAAATGTTGTATGTTAGTGAGCCTATGTGATATGCAAACAAGTTGAGCTTGCTTCCCTAACCTGTTCGATGGTCATgaatgtgcatttttttgtgaCCCAAGGTAAGCAGAACATGGGCAGCTCTTTAGTTTCCCGCCTATCATTGCTCTTAGTGGGGTTTTCCTCGTTGTTGCCAAGAGAAAGGAAGGAGCATAGgaaatatttcatgaaaaacgAAGGTTCTCATGAAAGTGTGGGTTTGAGTGAGAGCTGATGAAGGTTCTCATGAAGGTGTGTGCTTCTCAAGGGTACTAGAGAGCAAAAACAGCGGGAAATACCTTATAATATGTAAGTGCAAACTGTGATTTTTTACGTTTGTGGTATATGTGTCACTGTATTTTATGTttatctatgtatatatgtatcaATTTGGAGGAAAATAATTTTCCTTGATGGAACATACGGCTGCATACCCTTGCAGCTAATTGTAAGATCACATGTCGAAATTTAGTACATGTTTGAGTTACATAAAAAACAATTCTTATGATTGATATGATTAAGTCATTAGACTTTAAATACAATTTAGAGCTTTAACATTATCGCAAAACAAATTTAATCCAAGTAAATATTGGCTTCGTTGAGGCAGTAACTCGATGGACTTTTCATAATGATGCATTACTCTTACGTAGGTTGGCTGTGTCTGCGTTTCTTTTGACCCTGCATCACTTTAATCTAGACGACCATGTGTTACCTGATTGGATAACAACCAATTGGGTTACACACTGTTCCTGGTGGTGAGAACTGAGAACCAAGTGATCAGTCATTACTGTGAAGTTGTCAGTCTTTTTCCTGCCAATAATCTAAGTGACACTGTTTTACTTGACATGTATTTGGGGTATGGTTTCTTATGTTTATTTAGTTGTCATAACTTTCACTGCTTTGATATGCCTATGGTTTATTGTTCTGTAGATGTGTTCTCTGGAGTTAATTTCTGTTTCTTGCTCTACTTTTCCCTGGTTACACCTCTCTTATATATTACTTATGCAttggttttttttcatttgttttcctcTCGAATTTTCATTTGTCCTAATGTTATGCAACATTCTGGATTACATTAGTTGATATACGAGATTGGATCAACGATTGAAGCTTTTGTCCCCTTATTGAAATATTATGAGAGCATTTTTATTCAGTTTTGTTTTCCAGTTGTTTCTGAGATGTATATTCTTTTTTGCAGTTTGTCCCTTAGAATTTAAAGAGCCTGCTTCAGTTGTCAAGGCGTGCAGTAACAGAGCTTCTCCAAATCCATCATGCTGTAGCTCCTTAAATACTTATGTTGCATCCTTACAGAAACAGATGCTGATCACCAACAGACAAGCCTTGAATTGTGCTACATATTTTGGGTCTCAGTTACAGAAAGCTGGGGTGATGACAAATGTTTATGAGCTATGTGACATTGACTTGAAAGATTTCAGTCTGCAAGGTACTTTAAGAGCCATTCTCTTTGTTGGTTCTGTTCAATTATACTGCAAGAATTTTGTGCCTTACTTGATTATCATGTTTTCGTGTGCGGGGAATGCCATAAACTGCAACTGGACAGCATTCGGACAGCAAGGTATgttgtaaaatttatttttttatctaatacATGCttctatataattttttatttgtatcttACTTTGTGTCTGCCCGGTGCATGGCTGTGGGAGCCTGCTAGTTAACAGATTAGATGGTTGGTAAGATATGTAGCTTTCTAAGAGTAAGTCTCATCTTTTAAAATTGCTTGCATGTAGGTTGCCTCCTTCGAAGTTTACCTACAGATGTTATATTTGACAACTCCTCTGGATTTAGCTTTATATGTGATTTGAATGACAATATTGCTGCACCGtggccttcttcttcttcactttcatCCTTAACTCTGTGTGCCCCTGGTAAGTATATTAAGCAAAGCCAGTATTTGTTCCTAACTCACATTTCTGCTGTTGAGGAGTAATGTGACTTTTAGTTCTTCATATAAATTACAACAGAAATGTCTCTGCCTGCGTTGCCCAGAACTGAGACATCTGGAAGTCTAGGTGAGTCATCCATCGTTGATAATCTTATGCATGTGTTGCTGTAAATGATATTCATGTCTTAGAATTGACATCTGTTTCTTGTGTCTTCCTGTGTTGGACTATTATTATCATGCACGAGACCATCCTTTCTGAGAGttcttttgctttctgtttctttcttgtgGAGTGTGTACTTAAGACCTGGTAGagattgttataaacatttttttgcacACGTCTCACTATGGGTCAAGAATAAGATCTTGTCATCTTAAAGGGGTGCCTGGTCGAGACAGATGACAAGGTTGCATAACCAAGTTTGCTACAAAACCCTGGCTTTTTGTCGGTTTGGTTGACCAGAAACAGTAGGGATgaccaaaaccaggttttcccCACCTCCTTTGAGTTCTCCTCTCTCGGTTGGCTGAGCCATCATCCTTGATGGTTGGAGGTGAAGACATGTCTGACCAGCCAGGTGCTAGCTGCAAATGTGGCAAGAACATTGTTACAAATACAATTCTTGGGTTTTTATTGggaaggtttttctcaggtattaaCTGGAAAGTTTGCTCTTCTGGGGAAAATTTgaagaattcaaaaattaaataagataAAAAGTAATAGAAAAATTATCAAAAGATTTGAGTTTtctattattttaatttataacTTTGAATAACATTCAAAATAGTTATTACAATGTTTTAAGAGCGATTTCTCAAATTTAAAtgatactaaaaaaatatttttaaagaaacacaaaaagtcgatgatatttttattttggtgatttctttttGGAAATATGATGAACTTTTTTCacgtttctttcttctttaacacagtattttgaaaaaacagcaATATTTGTGGCAATGCTGATGGCTTCCTCCTGTAAGAGTTTCTGCTACAGTAAACAGGCTGGGAGGTCATATTTGCTTCAGTTACATGATTGAGATTGTAATTGAAGTTCAGAACAATGCgttatgaacaaaaaaatgataaataaaattgctgtttaaaaatttaatttttttcctttttttcccatgtttttcatgtttttttaatgccatttttttattttctaatttttatttgttgaaaatccacttatttttgatgtttgtgttattaattgctcatttatcttattttttcttcatttttagtttttttttaatttttaaaaaattaccgtatttattttttaagctTGTTGtattatatttaagaaaaacctcactgtttaAAACCCGAAaattttttgtgtgtgtatatttatatatagaaatATTAAATGGTGACATTGGCTATCCAGAACTACAAAGGTGATGGACATTTTCGTCATTTATTAGTTCAcagatgtttttctttgtttttctctcaaccatccagcACAAAGGattgaggagagagagagagagagattggggTGTGGGGGGAACTTGTTTGTGGTGGAAGAACCATGCATCATTTATGTCAAACACCTTAGGTTTTTAGGATATGTACTTGGTATTTCTGCTCTTCTTTATGtcttattaattttaaatttttgacatcTCGTTTTTTAGAAGGTagtgtttcttttcttgtaatTATCAGCAAAAAGTTGGTGCCTGGTGGTACGGCAGCTTCCATGTTGTTGGTGGATTTTATTTTTAGGAGTATAACCTCCTTATCAGTATTTGGATATCGAATTTTAATTTCCAATTTGGGGGCAGTTTTTCCTGGTGATGATCACTTGAAAAATTAATAACCACAGGCTCATAGAAATAAAAGTTTCTTATgatatgttctttttttaaaaaattatgaaggTTGTTTTACTTGGATATTTGAGGTACCTGtacaaattttgatgtttttgcGATAATTTTAAGAAGCTTCactttaaataattttcatgttCAATAAGCAGGGCCTAAATGGGCATGCAAAATTGAAGGCACGGGCATGCGAACTCATGTTTTTCTTGCAATGGCTCTGCATTTTGTAGCTTGGTTCTTGATGAGAACCTTGTGATGTTTGTCTTGCATATTCTATTACCTTGGTTCTTGAAAACAATCTCGTGATGTTTGTCTTGCATATTCCATTTTTCCTGACTGACAAGTTCCAATCATATGGCAGGCTGGCATGATATTGGCGGTGGATATGCTCTACCAATTCTTTTACTGTTGGTTAGATTACTGATATGGGGGGTTTGCTGACAGGCCTGTCGTTTGATATATCGTGGTGGTGGTTGCTGAGCCCCGCACTTCTTTTCCTGTACCTCTCTCCAACACCACGGTTGTTTGTAAATTAAATACAAATGCATCAGCATCCATTTTGTTGTGTATAGCAGCTGATTTTTGGTTCTTgataattttgtttcattgagaaGAACTTCCGCCGTCCTTTATCGTTCATTTGCGTGATTTATTTGAGAGGCCATTCTGCTACTTTTGCTTGGCCCTGTAGAATGACTAAGGGATGGAGCTTCCATGCAGCTGGTATTAGCTAGTTGCGTCGGTTGGCTCTATGCAGCTGGTATTAGCTAGTTGCCTCAGGTCACGCATTCATTATCAGCCCCAAAGATATGAGGTCTTTCTTTCCTGATGAACCCTGCACGAGTCACGATGATAAaccttgtttctctttctatgtttGACGAGCTGTTATCATGCTTGGTATGTTCAACAGAGACAGCTCTGAATGAGCTTGGATACAATTGAATATCCAAGATATAATAAAGCTGCATTCACCTAGTCGATTCTGAATCCTCACGGTCACATGTCTTTCCGGCCAagttaagaaattttttttgtacaagTGCCTTATCATATTTTGCTGTAAAGCTTATAGTGGTTATGGCAGAAAGTTCTTGGTTATGGAGATGGGTATGGGACACCCGTTGATTTTGACAAATGTTGCTTGTAAGGAAGCTGCCTCTGAGCCTTTGCAATAATTCTCgtgtttttttgttctattaTTGGCCTTTATTTGCGCTGGAGTTCCTACGCGTAGTTGTTTACGTTTGAGCATGTGAACTGAAATTGTCTTGCTGAATTATGACCTTGATTAGTTGTGGCGCCGATTTGTCGAGATCTGGGGAATTAAAGTTTATTGTAGCAAGATGCCGAAACTTTTGGCAAACAAGTAAGGTCGCCAGGTTTCTGGAATTTCCTTTTGACGGCCTATTGccaattatttttaaatttgagtgGGTATGAAAACGTTTGattttttgagtatttttacGATACTTTCGCCGAAAGTTAATTGCCTTTTCGTAAATGTGTCTCAAAACGGCTTGGTGCTTCAGGAAAGTTGGCcttttttggtttctctttGCTTTATCCTCTTATTTTATTTCCAATTAATGGAATGAAATGCTTCGTGGGTCagaaattttgtcaaaagcAACCAACCGTATAGCATGATGATTCTTATGAATCTCTTTCATTAATGCTGAGTCACGATCTTTTTCACGCATTCTTTTTTGTTGCATTCGGCTAAAAAATGTCTTTTACCTGAAGGCTATTTTGGCAGAACTATTTAAAAGAAATTGGTTTTAAAAGTAGTATTATAATCACGGGGAATCTTTTTGCCATATAATGTTGTTAATATTTGTATACGTAAAAGGCACAAAACATTTAGAGGATATGTTTGGAAATGTGCAAGGGAACTCGCTATTTGTACAAAATTATTCTTGTGTTATCATCAGGTTAAACCCGTGTGgagctaacatttttctcttggGACTGAACGTGAGGAGGATCTGTCAGAGGGCTgctatatttttgaaaaacttttacatgggccaaaataaaatttttaaaattacccCCTTGTCTCCGTCACCGGGTTAAACTAACTATAAGATATAGGATTTGAAGGTCACCTTCATTCGCTTTCTCGATAACGTCTTGTTTGAGAAACCGAGTGCTACCAACCTCAGGTTCAAGGGCTACATATTCGACAATTCAGATCCTCAAATTTATTGCGTGTATCTGTCACCTTCCTCCTTTTATTCCATGCGTGGTTTGCACAATAAATTTCGTGAAACTCATTAGGCTTGAATTGAGAATTCTAAAGAGGAAAGCTTTCATATTTTCCCCGAAACTGGAAAAGAAACTGCGCCGACACATCATGTGTTCTTCCTCTCTCCTTTTACTCAATtcagaaagagagggaggaagcaacatctctctctttctctctcttatggAGTATACGAAAGGAAAGAAGCTAAGTGTTCCCACCCTCTTGATCTGTATGAAGAGTGGGCTGGGTTGGGTTTCGGCCCATCATATCAAACTTAATCCTAATATTTTCCCACTTCTCTGCTCTATATTTACCATGGGATTAAGCTTCAACGTGGAACAACTCagtcttttaaaaataaatataagcAACCTTGGAACAACCAATGATATTCCTTTTCTACTCTTGCCTTTTAAATCAAGGTCAACTACTTGGACGAGTTCTTCCAAACAAATCATTCATGATTCTAGAGGACATTGGTAAGGACTCATATAAGGCACTCAAATAAGGAAATTGCATCCTTAGGGACTCCcacaacaaagaaaatgttggaTAATCTTCCAATTACTATTATAAAGTCACTATATGCATGTGATTTAAGTTTTTCTCATCTTTGCAATATTAAAATAATTCTATACTTCATATAAATAATCAAGAATCAATCTTAAGCGCTCAAAGATACCAACTTTCCTAAAATGTCAATCAGAGCCCTGAGTTCCTCTTTAATAAGTTCACATGGGTTAATGTTAGTCATGTTACCGCAATGAATATGATTGGAATATTTTACCCTTAAAATATCAAGACCATATTGAAAACACATATAATGGGTATTCGACTCATTGTAATTCTTCATTGCTCGAGTTATATCCCATAACCCATTTTGCTATCGAACAACCTTCTCTACATCTTATGCATCTTGGTAAATCTCCGCTTCTGAACCTAATGACGAGATACGGAGTTCGTATAGTCGCCTATCTCCAATTCTGACATAGTAGATTGCAATAGTAATGCCATCCCCTTGATCACGAGAAATATGcagaatgaataagattttgAATGGTTTGTTTCTATACAAAGTCGCGACACAATTTTCTAGGTGTCAAATTAAACCAGTTCTTCACTCGTTCAGTGAATCATAAATCACTACAAGTAACACACAACATTGTACCAATCACCCTACGATATTAATAAACTTGGGTTGTCCACAGGTGAGCAACGGGAGTGACAGAGGCAAGGTTTAGCATAAGAGGTAATAGTGTACACAAGGAGTTCAAGAACGTTCCAAGATGAGGCTACAAAAGAGACTCGTGCTTCAATGCCAAGAACGCAATGAAGATCATTCAAGTCTTTGAAAGCAAATTAACTGACCCGTCcaatattaaataaaataatgcacAAAGTTGGGATAATTTCTATGTCTAAAGTGTCATCATGAAAAAGTGATGGGTAGGTTCAAGAACTGTGAAAAGCCTCTGCCAGCGTAGAGCTACACCGCTAAAACCAATCTCGTGGACCTTGATGAACACTAAATAAAGCTTTGCAAAGAGGGTAAACATGAGAGGCTAGCTAAACCATATACataatttcttcaaaagaaaatttaagaaagCATTGTTTTACATCTAATTAACGGACGGGTCCTCTGGTTTTTGAGACTTTCTGACACTCAAGCTAGGGTTTTGAGACTCTATACACATTATGCCAACAGAAACACACTTGGGTATTAAACTCCTCAGCCTTGGATCAATTGTTGAAGGGGCTCGTGTTGGTCACCATTGATATCCATGCAGCAATTATGGGAGAATGAAGCAGAAAAGCCATTTGATTATATGAAGACAATGGTTAGTGATAAAGTAGGTTTCTCCTTTGCCTTTTGGCCGACGAAATTTATGAgtagaaaataaaattacaacGTAAAGAAGGACGTGAAATTCTGGCGAAAACGTCAGAAAAATATTTTCGTAATAAGGTGGAAGTATGGCCATCTGTAAGCGAGATGTTGCTGAATCATGAGCCACAGAAAATGTGGGCTTTTACTCCATGTAGTGTGGTTCCTTCTAGCCACGCAGCATGCCTCTCAGCGTATCCTTCATAAGCAAGAATACAGCTCTTTTTTAGCTTCTTCTCTAATTTCTTCCTTTTGAGATCCAATTTCAAATGAATAGTGGAGAACGGGAACAGCAACAGCACCTTAGGAAAAGCCACCTTAAGCTGCAGAAGTTGAAATAATGcagacaattaaaaaaaatattcttgcTGGTATTTTGTTAAATAGTGCAACAGCTGAAAAATTCTACTGAAGTGTTTTCACAATCTTGGTTGATGAGTGCAGTCATTTCCCTTTTGTGTAGTGGTcagttttttttacaaatatcatACAATATAACGCGCCCAAATTCTCAAGATACtgtctaagaaaaaaaaaacagcaccaaaaaagtttaaaatgtggCAATATTTTCCTTGTTCCACTGACATTTCCCCAAGATGTGACTCGATAAAAATAGACCGTCATTTATCTCGGTTCGAActtgaaaattataataaaCTGTATCGGCCTGAGCACCACGATCTGCAATCTACGGAACAGTAAAATCATACAACTATTAAACTAGCTACCATTCAGGGAAGAAGACCTTGACAGGCCTAATTTTAGCATCTCTGAAAAAACAAGATTGATTGTGAAAAGTAAGAGGGTAAAGAAGAACGCAGGCAAAATTGTCAAACATGGTGTTGTTAGACCTGGTTCGACTAACAGCTCAGCAGTATACAAGTGGAAATTTGTGATGACAACACTAATATATGGACCATTTAGATGATTTTGTAGCAACCAATCTGCTCTGGAATTCCACCACATCAGACCTCAGAAATGCGTGATTCCACCACATAGAGTTGGCAGAAGAACCTGTACATTTGCAGCGTCTCAGTATAGAGCAGCTATTCTCAATTGCGAATTTGGAGTTCCTAGAAGATGATCGTTAATAGAAATCCAGGACAATCCTGGACTTTACCACCCACTactaattttttgttcttttgagaaatgAAATATAAAGGCCTTAGCATGACCAGCAAGAAATCCAAGAGTCCTGGACAAACAGTACTTAACTTTCACAAGCTAAAACACTCTGATCAGATCTCAAACGTGATGGCCGCTCACCAGTCATCGAAGAAGGACCTCTCTGCTGCCAACTTGTCAACTACTCTGTCGAGAGAAAAAGTTGCTGTGGCAACGGGCAACGAGTTGTTGCGAAGGAGAGGCGCATATTCTGTCAGATCTGCAAAGAAATGCGGCGAGTTTCGCGGCGACGAGCGGCTGGATGGAGGCGAGAAAGGTGGTGACGGTGATGGGGAGGCAGAAAAGGAGTACCTCTGGTGGTCGGGGCCGGTGCTCACTGGCAGAGGGGAAGGAGGGGTAGGAGGAGACGACGTTGGGGAGCCACAATTTTCTCTCCTAGAGGAGAAGGGAGATTTGATCTCCATGGACACAAAACCTTTCCGCTTCAGGTTTTCGAAAAAACACCCGGGAACTCGTTCTcgtattcctttttctttcagtttGCCGGTTGCCTCAACTAACGGTCGTCTCCAACGGTCAAACGCACGGTCTACTGGATCAACCGGCCGATCGACCTACTAATCCTTCGACCAAACCAAGCAACTCActttgttctctcatgaaaaactggCTGCCTGACTTCATTAATGT
Proteins encoded in this region:
- the LOC116249729 gene encoding uncharacterized protein LOC116249729, which translates into the protein MEIKSPFSSRRENCGSPTSSPPTPPSPLPVSTGPDHQRYSFSASPSPSPPFSPPSSRSSPRNSPHFFADLTEYAPLLRNNSLPVATATFSLDRVVDKLAAERSFFDDCLRWLFLRCCCCSRSPLFI